A single Clostridium taeniosporum DNA region contains:
- a CDS encoding site-specific DNA-methyltransferase, with translation MEKLKMKTKNKVNINIDSIGRLFPNTVTETIKGHDENNKLIIEKAIDFDILKQELSKFIVEGREERYQMNWPGKKEAILRANSSINKTLRPCKKESVDFDKTKNLYIEGDNLEVLKLLQETYLNKVKMIYIDPPYNTGNDSFVYPDNFTMSSDEFSEVSGQYDEDGNINYDIRKNSESNGKFHTDWLNMMYPRLKLAKDLLSDDGVIFISIDDNEVDNLKKICNEIYGEGNFVSCFTWIKKKKGSHLSKTVRNMTEYILCYSKYINNIELFGEDAYSDKWQPLAKRTNSQKVLEIPPNKVETKLVDGVYNSGRYGNGTSSLNFITNFKVSNGIIITEFKVEGPFVWTQNKLKEELKLGTRIALSTKYGFNVLRSNQKEKVKRPTTILNSKLGIGTNEDAYSESMELFGKEAIMSYPKPITLIKYLINTLGFYDDKMIILDFFSGSATTAHAVMQLNAENGGNRKFIMVQLPEETDKKSEAFKAGYKNICEIGKERIKRAGKKIKEENPDKADTLDIGFRVLKLDSSNMKDVYYNPNDYNQDMIEQLESNIKENRSSKDLLFQVMLDLGELLSSDIKEIQIEGKKVFNVGDGNIIACFDNDITNKVLSEIAKIQPLYAIFRDSSLSNDSVATNFEQIFKTYSPNTIRKVL, from the coding sequence ATGGAAAAGCTTAAAATGAAGACTAAAAATAAAGTTAATATAAATATTGATAGTATAGGAAGATTATTTCCTAACACCGTTACAGAAACTATCAAAGGACATGATGAGAATAATAAACTAATAATTGAAAAAGCTATAGATTTTGATATATTAAAGCAAGAGCTATCAAAATTTATAGTTGAAGGAAGAGAAGAAAGATATCAAATGAATTGGCCAGGAAAAAAGGAAGCAATATTAAGAGCTAATTCTTCAATAAATAAAACATTAAGACCTTGTAAAAAAGAAAGTGTTGATTTTGATAAAACTAAAAATCTTTATATTGAAGGAGATAATTTAGAAGTATTAAAACTTCTTCAAGAAACTTATCTTAATAAAGTAAAAATGATATATATAGATCCACCATACAATACTGGAAATGATAGCTTTGTATATCCAGATAATTTTACTATGAGCAGTGATGAATTTAGTGAAGTAAGTGGACAGTATGATGAAGATGGAAATATAAATTATGATATTAGAAAAAATAGTGAGAGTAATGGTAAGTTCCATACTGATTGGCTTAATATGATGTATCCTAGGTTAAAGTTAGCTAAGGATTTATTGAGTGATGATGGAGTTATTTTTATTAGTATTGATGATAATGAAGTTGATAATTTAAAAAAGATATGCAATGAAATATATGGCGAAGGAAATTTTGTTTCATGTTTTACGTGGATTAAAAAGAAAAAGGGCAGTCATTTATCTAAAACAGTAAGAAATATGACAGAATATATTCTTTGTTATTCAAAATATATAAATAATATAGAATTATTTGGAGAAGATGCATATTCAGATAAATGGCAGCCTCTAGCAAAAAGGACAAACTCACAAAAGGTTTTAGAAATACCACCAAATAAAGTAGAAACCAAATTAGTTGATGGAGTTTATAACAGTGGAAGATATGGAAATGGTACATCTTCACTTAATTTTATAACAAATTTTAAAGTTAGTAATGGTATTATAATAACTGAATTTAAAGTTGAAGGACCTTTCGTTTGGACACAAAATAAGCTTAAAGAAGAATTAAAATTAGGAACAAGAATTGCTTTATCAACAAAATATGGATTTAATGTATTAAGGTCAAATCAAAAAGAAAAGGTAAAAAGACCAACTACTATTTTAAATTCAAAGTTAGGAATTGGTACAAATGAAGATGCCTATAGTGAATCAATGGAATTATTTGGTAAAGAAGCGATAATGAGTTATCCTAAACCAATAACTTTAATAAAATATTTAATAAATACCTTAGGGTTTTATGATGATAAAATGATTATTTTAGATTTCTTTTCAGGCTCAGCAACAACAGCTCATGCAGTTATGCAATTAAATGCAGAAAATGGAGGAAATCGCAAATTCATAATGGTTCAACTTCCAGAAGAAACAGATAAAAAATCAGAAGCATTTAAAGCAGGATATAAAAATATATGTGAAATAGGAAAAGAGCGTATTAAAAGAGCTGGTAAAAAAATAAAAGAAGAAAACCCAGATAAAGCAGATACTTTAGATATTGGATTTAGAGTTCTTAAGTTAGATTCAAGTAACATGAAAGACGTTTATTACAATCCAAATGACTATAATCAAGACATGATTGAACAATTGGAAAGTAATATAAAAGAAAATCGTTCAAGTAAAGATTTATTATTTCAAGTAATGCTTGATTTAGGTGAATTATTATCTAGTGATATTAAAGAAATTCAAATAGAAGGTAAAAAAGTATTTAATGTTGGAGATGGTAATATTATTGCTTGCTTTGATAATGATATTACAAATAAAGTATTAAGTGAGATAGCAAAAATTCAACCACTTTATGCAATATTTAGAGATAGTTCTTTATCTAATGATTCTGTAGCTACTAACTTTGAACAAATATTTAAAACATATAGTCCAAATACAATAAGAAAAGTGTTGTAG